In one Syntrophorhabdales bacterium genomic region, the following are encoded:
- a CDS encoding FAD/NAD(P)-binding protein, whose amino-acid sequence MQNPYVPFPMKIDDIILETEDRKIKTFVLSFMREEDRKQFAYVPGQFAELSVFGTGEAPFGMASTPTQPKHLEFSVSAIGAVTGALHSMHKGEIVGVRGPLGNGYPLESLKGKNLLLIGGGFGFSTLRSLTNYILDERNRQEYGTLTVVYGARKPGLLLYKEDLELWKKRTDLKVHLTVDVEADGWQGHVGLVPDVVRSTAPSANDTVAIVCGPPIMMKFTLPVVKDLNFRDENILFSLEMQMKCGIGKCGRCNVGSKYVCGDGPVFSQLQLAGLTGEAHF is encoded by the coding sequence ATGCAAAATCCCTATGTGCCATTTCCGATGAAAATCGATGATATCATCCTCGAGACAGAAGATCGCAAAATAAAGACGTTCGTTCTCTCATTCATGCGGGAAGAAGATAGAAAGCAGTTTGCTTACGTACCAGGCCAGTTCGCAGAGCTTTCTGTATTCGGCACGGGAGAGGCGCCCTTTGGCATGGCTTCCACACCGACACAGCCGAAGCACCTTGAATTTAGCGTAAGTGCGATTGGCGCAGTGACAGGGGCCCTCCACAGCATGCACAAGGGAGAGATAGTTGGCGTGCGCGGGCCGCTGGGCAACGGGTACCCTCTTGAGAGCCTCAAAGGGAAAAACCTCCTCCTCATCGGCGGCGGTTTCGGTTTTTCGACACTCCGTTCCCTGACGAACTACATTCTTGACGAAAGAAACAGGCAAGAGTATGGAACTCTGACGGTGGTGTACGGTGCGAGAAAACCTGGTCTTCTTCTCTACAAGGAGGACCTGGAACTCTGGAAGAAGAGAACCGATCTGAAGGTGCATCTCACAGTGGATGTGGAGGCTGACGGCTGGCAGGGTCATGTCGGCCTGGTACCTGACGTAGTGCGTTCAACGGCGCCGAGCGCCAATGACACAGTCGCCATCGTCTGCGGACCCCCGATCATGATGAAGTTCACCTTGCCGGTGGTGAAGGACCTGAACTTCAGGGATGAGAATATTCTTTTTTCCCTGGAGATGCAGATGAAGTGCGGCATAGGAAAGTGTGGCCGCTGTAATGTGGGCAGCAAGTACGTCTGCGGCGATGGACCGGTTTTTTCCCAGTTGCAGCTTGCCGGTTTGACAGGAGAGGCCCATTTTTAG
- a CDS encoding (Fe-S)-binding protein, producing MKATIAPFKEAIEMIKEAGGEAFRKCFQCGLCTASCPWNQVRTFLPHRLITESKFGLVELGEECWWLCSTCNMCVSRCPRGVSITDVIRAVRNITTDSLPRAVPESLRSAVASLKSAGNPWGGLRDERTNWSRDLAIPAMSKEKEMLYFSCCVPAFDPKMGSVARAAARLLKLTGADFGIIGTNESCCAESVRKAGNYELFDKLARSNIKAFKESGVKQIVTSSPHCYATFKNEYPALDGNFETIHFTQYLAAALNDGRLTPNKPFPRKVVYHDPCYLGRHSSIYDEPRQILRSIPGLTLLDEMNSRERSLCCGGGGARIWMETKKGQRFSDILVEQAVELGAEVLATACPYCILNFKDSVLTMGKENVLEVRDVCEIINEVI from the coding sequence ATGAAAGCGACTATAGCGCCTTTCAAAGAAGCGATTGAGATGATAAAAGAGGCCGGAGGAGAGGCCTTTCGAAAATGTTTCCAATGTGGTCTGTGTACGGCCAGCTGTCCTTGGAATCAGGTGCGAACGTTCCTTCCTCACAGGCTGATTACCGAATCGAAGTTCGGCCTTGTCGAACTTGGCGAAGAGTGCTGGTGGCTTTGTTCGACGTGCAACATGTGCGTCAGCCGCTGCCCAAGGGGAGTTTCCATCACCGACGTGATCCGTGCGGTCCGGAATATCACGACGGATAGTCTGCCTCGCGCGGTACCCGAAAGCCTGAGGAGCGCTGTAGCGAGTCTCAAAAGCGCAGGCAACCCGTGGGGCGGATTGCGGGATGAGAGAACTAACTGGTCCCGTGATCTCGCCATCCCGGCAATGAGCAAGGAAAAAGAAATGCTCTATTTCTCCTGCTGTGTTCCTGCATTCGATCCAAAGATGGGAAGTGTAGCGCGGGCTGCGGCAAGATTATTAAAGCTTACCGGAGCGGATTTCGGGATCATCGGCACGAATGAGAGCTGCTGCGCTGAAAGCGTGCGTAAGGCAGGTAACTACGAACTTTTCGATAAGCTCGCGCGCAGTAATATCAAAGCTTTTAAAGAATCGGGAGTGAAGCAGATCGTCACAAGTTCGCCCCATTGCTACGCAACGTTCAAGAATGAGTACCCCGCTCTGGACGGAAATTTCGAAACCATCCATTTTACACAATATCTGGCAGCCGCGCTGAACGATGGAAGGCTCACACCCAACAAACCCTTTCCCAGAAAAGTGGTCTATCACGATCCCTGCTACCTTGGGCGCCACTCGAGCATCTACGATGAGCCCCGACAGATCTTGCGGAGCATTCCCGGCTTGACGCTCCTGGATGAGATGAACAGCCGCGAGCGCAGCCTCTGTTGCGGTGGAGGCGGGGCAAGGATCTGGATGGAGACCAAGAAAGGGCAGCGTTTCTCCGATATACTCGTGGAACAGGCGGTTGAACTGGGCGCCGAAGTCCTCGCCACGGCGTGCCCCTATTGTATCCTCAACTTCAAGGACAGCGTACTCACGATGGGCAAAGAAAATGTACTCGAGGTTCGCGATGTTTGCGAAATCATCAATGAGGTAATTTGA
- a CDS encoding transglutaminase family protein: MQQYLKPTFFIDCDAPNVAKKSMELTADTVDEHDKAIHLFMFVRDQIRYNVYTPRPEAEDFKASHVLARGEGYCVQKAVLLVALARASRIPARLRFAEIRQHLISPSLLEKRGSNIFPYHGLADLNIHGRWIKATPTYDSQYCKKAGVEPIEFDGTNDALLPLRAVDGRLNVDYIKDRGFFEDLPLDEIRKHSVSWKYIKT; this comes from the coding sequence ATGCAACAGTATTTGAAGCCGACCTTCTTCATCGACTGCGATGCACCAAATGTCGCGAAGAAATCTATGGAACTCACTGCGGACACAGTTGATGAGCACGATAAAGCAATTCATCTCTTCATGTTCGTGCGGGATCAGATCAGGTATAACGTCTACACACCACGGCCTGAGGCTGAAGATTTCAAGGCAAGCCATGTCCTCGCACGAGGAGAGGGCTACTGCGTCCAGAAGGCAGTGCTGCTTGTTGCTCTCGCGCGTGCATCGCGTATTCCTGCCCGCCTCAGGTTTGCAGAAATTCGCCAACACCTTATTTCTCCATCGCTGCTTGAAAAGAGAGGAAGCAATATCTTCCCCTACCATGGGCTCGCCGATCTCAATATTCATGGACGCTGGATAAAGGCAACGCCCACCTATGACAGCCAGTACTGCAAGAAAGCGGGCGTCGAGCCTATTGAGTTCGATGGAACAAACGACGCGCTGCTTCCGCTTCGTGCTGTCGACGGAAGGCTGAATGTCGACTATATCAAAGACCGGGGGTTTTTCGAAGACCTCCCTCTGGACGAAATACGAAAGCACTCTGTCTCGTGGAAATACATAAAAACCTAG
- a CDS encoding 4Fe-4S dicluster domain-containing protein, whose translation MMPENMRLLRKERLELFLQTLLDNRIVFAPVKKGDMLLFEEIESARDAALGEGTTKNSPKGALFPQTERLFAYRRTKEGIDIEAAATSDKERVLFGIHPCDARAMLLLERVFGGRIEDPYYAEKRRRTIVVSMACTHPDAACFCLALGGGPCSQEGSDLLLFDIGDRYLVRASGEKGKLLLTYTIFEDADEESLDTAKKIEQSAESSMQPVGSLQRTADEDLGKRLDAFFDDPLWNELTESCLSCGICTYLCPTCHCFDISDEAGSVTGERIRTWDSCQFALFTRQASGFNPRPSARERFRQRMMHKFSHLPKNVGMAGCVGCGRCVTQCPVNLDFREVLLTLSRKEAT comes from the coding sequence ATGATGCCTGAGAACATGCGGCTCTTGAGAAAGGAGCGGCTGGAGTTGTTTCTCCAAACCCTTCTCGACAATCGCATTGTCTTCGCGCCCGTGAAGAAAGGAGACATGCTTCTCTTTGAAGAAATCGAGTCTGCCCGGGATGCGGCGCTGGGTGAAGGCACTACGAAGAACTCCCCAAAGGGTGCCCTGTTCCCTCAGACGGAACGACTCTTTGCGTACCGACGTACAAAGGAAGGCATTGACATAGAAGCAGCCGCCACATCGGATAAAGAACGAGTCCTCTTTGGTATCCACCCCTGTGACGCGAGGGCGATGCTTCTCCTTGAGCGGGTCTTCGGAGGCCGCATCGAAGATCCATACTACGCGGAAAAACGACGCAGGACCATCGTGGTCAGCATGGCGTGCACGCATCCCGATGCCGCCTGTTTCTGCCTTGCGCTCGGCGGAGGCCCCTGCTCTCAAGAGGGATCCGATCTCCTTCTCTTTGACATCGGGGATCGCTATCTTGTCAGAGCATCAGGCGAGAAAGGGAAGCTCCTCCTCACATACACGATCTTCGAAGATGCTGACGAGGAATCTCTCGATACAGCGAAGAAAATAGAACAATCGGCTGAGTCGTCGATGCAGCCCGTGGGCTCACTGCAGCGTACTGCGGATGAAGACCTGGGGAAGCGCCTGGACGCATTCTTTGATGATCCCCTGTGGAATGAACTCACTGAGTCGTGCCTGAGCTGCGGGATCTGTACGTACCTTTGCCCCACGTGCCATTGCTTCGACATTTCAGATGAAGCCGGGTCCGTGACGGGGGAGAGGATCAGGACATGGGACTCCTGTCAGTTCGCATTGTTCACACGCCAGGCATCCGGTTTCAATCCACGGCCATCCGCGAGAGAACGATTCAGGCAACGAATGATGCACAAGTTCAGTCATCTCCCAAAGAACGTTGGCATGGCGGGATGTGTCGGCTGCGGCCGGTGTGTGACCCAATGTCCGGTCAACCTGGATTTTAGAGAAGTCTTGCTCACCTTGTCCAGGAAAGAGGCAACATAA
- a CDS encoding aldehyde ferredoxin oxidoreductase family protein, translating into MFGWKGKLLRIDLSTHLIRTEALPPRLMKEYIGGRGMCARILFDEIDPRIDALSPDNKLIFAPGPLTGTGAPAASRYIVSAKSPLSNCVSSPCCGGYLAANLKYSGYDLVIFEGRSPEPVYASICDDRVELRPARHLWGKTSHDTEEAIRAEMKSGDGLDNWALNAMGIANIGPAGENLVRFASIMADGGRAAGRSGLGAVMGSKNLKAIVSLGKGHVNIADVEGFRKAVMAFYQEGRDNGELRKRRRYGTWSLPGRANASKSQATYNFKEGYSEAFAKYEDPEVIRDLIRVRDEACFACPFSCGKRSRIKDTDYPLTAKGPEHETMALLGSNCGLEYMEDICRANYICNELGMDTITAGAMISLAMELFEEGHLPEREIGYPLPFGSTNMLRLLNEIALRQGIGDLMAEGGVAFASRYGHPELFMGVKGMGIPAWHPQAFDALGLQYATSNTGGSHTKSTMPFYEGRKDPARFVEFTKKDQDYISAADSGVLCWIIYHGPLWGEKLAEWLTYVTGVEHTVQGMDIVGERIWNLERLFNLRAGLTGKDDCLPPRITREPRVKNRVVQLDRLLDEYYASRGWDSSGVPTREKLQELGLEEEGAYVL; encoded by the coding sequence ATGTTTGGCTGGAAAGGAAAACTCCTGAGAATCGATCTTTCCACACACCTGATCAGGACAGAGGCGCTGCCGCCTCGCTTGATGAAGGAGTACATCGGTGGCCGCGGCATGTGCGCGCGGATCCTGTTTGATGAAATAGATCCCCGCATTGACGCTCTCAGCCCCGACAACAAACTCATCTTCGCGCCTGGCCCTTTAACCGGCACCGGTGCCCCTGCTGCGAGCCGCTATATCGTCTCGGCTAAATCACCCCTGAGCAACTGCGTGTCCAGTCCGTGTTGCGGAGGCTACCTGGCTGCGAACCTGAAATACTCCGGGTATGACCTCGTTATCTTCGAAGGCAGATCGCCGGAACCTGTCTACGCAAGTATCTGTGACGATCGTGTTGAGTTGAGGCCTGCACGCCACCTCTGGGGAAAGACAAGCCACGATACCGAAGAGGCGATTCGCGCTGAAATGAAGTCCGGCGACGGCCTGGACAACTGGGCCCTCAATGCTATGGGCATTGCCAATATCGGCCCTGCCGGAGAAAACCTGGTTCGGTTCGCGAGCATCATGGCTGACGGCGGACGCGCTGCAGGGAGATCGGGCCTTGGTGCTGTCATGGGCTCAAAGAATCTCAAAGCTATTGTTTCGCTGGGCAAGGGTCACGTTAATATAGCAGACGTAGAGGGTTTCCGAAAAGCAGTGATGGCTTTTTACCAGGAGGGGCGCGATAACGGAGAATTGCGGAAACGGAGAAGGTACGGCACGTGGTCGCTGCCCGGCCGTGCCAACGCCAGCAAGAGCCAGGCAACCTACAATTTCAAGGAAGGATACTCTGAAGCGTTTGCAAAATATGAAGATCCGGAAGTTATCCGCGACCTCATTCGCGTGCGGGATGAGGCTTGCTTTGCCTGCCCCTTCTCCTGCGGCAAGCGAAGCCGCATCAAGGATACAGACTACCCTCTGACCGCTAAAGGTCCCGAACACGAAACCATGGCTCTTCTGGGATCAAATTGCGGCCTTGAGTACATGGAGGACATCTGCAGGGCCAATTATATCTGCAACGAACTGGGCATGGATACGATCACCGCAGGCGCCATGATCTCCCTCGCAATGGAACTCTTTGAAGAGGGACATCTTCCGGAGAGAGAGATCGGCTACCCGCTTCCCTTCGGGAGCACAAATATGCTCCGCCTGCTGAACGAGATCGCTCTGCGGCAGGGAATCGGTGACCTTATGGCTGAAGGTGGTGTGGCGTTTGCGTCGCGGTATGGACATCCTGAGCTCTTCATGGGCGTCAAGGGCATGGGAATCCCTGCCTGGCATCCTCAGGCCTTCGATGCGCTCGGGCTTCAGTATGCCACCAGCAACACCGGCGGGAGCCACACAAAATCGACCATGCCATTTTATGAAGGTCGTAAGGATCCGGCGCGTTTTGTGGAGTTCACAAAAAAAGACCAGGATTACATTTCCGCTGCTGATTCAGGAGTCCTGTGCTGGATCATCTACCACGGACCGTTGTGGGGAGAAAAACTCGCGGAGTGGTTGACGTACGTGACAGGCGTGGAGCATACGGTGCAGGGAATGGATATCGTGGGGGAAAGAATCTGGAATCTCGAACGGTTATTCAACCTCAGGGCAGGCTTGACAGGTAAGGACGACTGTCTGCCGCCAAGGATAACGAGAGAACCCCGCGTTAAGAATCGTGTGGTTCAACTGGACAGGTTATTGGACGAGTACTACGCATCAAGGGGCTGGGACTCATCAGGTGTGCCTACCAGAGAAAAATTGCAGGAGCTGGGGCTGGAAGAGGAAGGGGCTTACGTGCTATGA
- a CDS encoding FAD-dependent oxidoreductase, whose product MRQGGTSISTDARLIQLPARKSIGAVMVVGAGVAGIQAALDAAASGFKVYLVDKGPAIGGKMSQLDKTFPTNDCSMCILSPKFIECATNPNITMLMNTRIEAVEGVAGDFDVHLLQEPRYVIEEKCTGCGTCSEYCPIFVPDIYNEELSTTKCIHVHFPQAVPAKSIVDATRCLFLTRKECQICVPTCKNKAIDFHQQAAKTTLKAGSLILAPGYEPFDPLMQSQYAYDRFTNVVTSLEFERLLSASGPNNGELLRPSNGKTPHKIAWVQCVGSRDESSGCTYCSAVCCMYATKQVILSKEHHPEIEAVVLHNDIRAYGKGFERFYERAKSMSGVRYVWAKPAVVGECAETKNVILRYRTNSGEVKDEEFDLVVLSVGLHAPMGNRELAGKLGIEVNQHGFCESPSFAPMETSRPGVFNCGVFHAPMDIPDAVTQASGAASLASQLLTKARGTMVERKIFPEERDVTGEPPRVGIFVCDCGTNIARVVDVPQTVEYAKELPCVAHAVEETFACSVDSVNHIIETIKRESLNRVVVAACTPRTHEPVFQNALREAGLNPYLFEFANIREHCSLVHMADKERATDKAKDLLRMAATRATLLEPLYRVSYGVTRSALVIGGGVAGMKAALGLAEQGINVYLIEKSNSLGGLAARIPETLEGADVKSFVDGLITEVNNNEFIEVLTNAELVEFSGYVGNFTSLVRVATAASLNAISHGVTIVATGAEELKPHESYLYGVDDRVVTLLELDEAMEKDSQRCKSCTSVVFIQCVGSRDEQRPYCSRVCCSHSVKSALKLKEMNPHMDVYIIYRDMRTYGLKEDYYKKASDQGVIFIRYETDDRPEIEPVHEDGRDFLRLVVTEPVLGQRLEIDADMVCVASASIPPEGNRLLSQLLKVPLNEDGFFMEAHMKLRPVDFATDGIFMCGTAHSPKSIEESIAQAQAAAARAMTVLAKEELEAGGAVSRVTRARCSGCGLCRSVCPYQAIAAGEDGVAVVNEAICKGCGVCVSSCRSGALDLGGVTNRQTWSVIQAL is encoded by the coding sequence TTGAGGCAAGGAGGAACAAGCATTTCCACTGACGCCAGACTGATTCAGTTACCCGCCCGCAAGAGTATCGGGGCGGTCATGGTAGTGGGAGCAGGTGTGGCCGGTATACAGGCAGCGCTTGATGCCGCCGCATCAGGTTTCAAAGTCTACCTCGTCGACAAAGGCCCCGCCATCGGCGGCAAGATGTCACAACTGGACAAGACATTTCCCACCAATGATTGTTCCATGTGCATTCTCTCTCCAAAATTCATCGAATGCGCCACGAATCCAAACATCACCATGCTCATGAACACAAGGATCGAGGCTGTTGAGGGCGTGGCGGGCGATTTCGACGTCCACCTTCTCCAAGAGCCCCGCTATGTCATCGAGGAAAAATGCACGGGATGCGGTACGTGCTCCGAATACTGCCCCATATTCGTGCCCGACATATATAACGAGGAACTCTCAACAACGAAGTGCATTCATGTTCATTTTCCGCAGGCAGTGCCGGCGAAATCAATTGTTGATGCCACCCGATGCCTTTTTCTGACCAGGAAGGAGTGTCAGATCTGCGTACCAACGTGCAAGAACAAGGCAATCGATTTTCACCAGCAGGCGGCTAAGACGACACTGAAAGCCGGGAGTCTCATCCTCGCCCCCGGATATGAGCCTTTCGATCCGCTCATGCAAAGCCAGTATGCTTACGACAGATTTACCAATGTGGTCACCAGCCTTGAATTCGAACGATTGCTGAGCGCGTCGGGGCCAAACAACGGTGAACTTCTCCGTCCGTCCAACGGGAAGACACCCCACAAGATAGCATGGGTCCAGTGCGTAGGGTCACGGGACGAGTCGTCAGGATGTACCTATTGCTCTGCGGTGTGCTGCATGTACGCTACCAAGCAGGTAATCCTTTCAAAAGAGCATCATCCGGAAATAGAAGCGGTCGTCCTGCACAACGATATTCGCGCCTATGGTAAGGGATTCGAGCGGTTCTACGAACGGGCGAAGAGTATGTCGGGCGTTCGCTACGTTTGGGCCAAGCCCGCGGTAGTCGGTGAATGCGCCGAGACGAAGAACGTTATCCTCAGATACCGCACGAACAGCGGCGAGGTGAAGGACGAAGAGTTTGATCTTGTGGTACTTTCAGTCGGGCTTCACGCGCCGATGGGCAACCGGGAATTGGCCGGAAAGCTTGGTATCGAAGTCAACCAACATGGCTTCTGCGAAAGCCCCTCCTTTGCACCCATGGAGACATCCCGGCCGGGGGTCTTCAACTGTGGTGTCTTTCATGCCCCTATGGATATTCCCGACGCGGTGACACAGGCATCGGGTGCCGCATCCCTCGCCTCACAGCTTCTGACGAAGGCGCGTGGGACCATGGTAGAAAGAAAGATCTTTCCCGAGGAGCGCGATGTCACAGGTGAGCCGCCCCGCGTCGGTATCTTTGTGTGCGATTGCGGCACCAACATCGCAAGAGTCGTCGACGTGCCGCAAACTGTCGAATATGCAAAAGAGCTTCCCTGCGTGGCTCATGCGGTCGAAGAAACCTTCGCCTGCTCCGTTGATTCAGTGAATCACATCATAGAGACAATCAAGAGAGAAAGCCTCAATCGTGTGGTAGTGGCTGCCTGCACCCCGAGAACCCACGAGCCCGTATTCCAGAACGCGCTGCGCGAAGCGGGTCTCAATCCTTATCTCTTCGAGTTCGCGAATATCCGCGAGCACTGTTCGCTCGTCCACATGGCGGACAAAGAACGAGCAACGGACAAGGCAAAAGACCTTCTCCGGATGGCAGCCACGCGCGCGACGCTTTTGGAGCCGCTCTACCGGGTCTCTTACGGGGTCACCCGTTCCGCACTCGTCATTGGAGGAGGTGTCGCCGGTATGAAAGCAGCCCTCGGGCTGGCGGAACAGGGTATCAACGTGTATCTCATTGAGAAAAGCAACAGCCTGGGAGGGCTCGCCGCCAGAATCCCTGAGACGCTTGAAGGGGCAGATGTGAAAAGCTTCGTAGACGGCCTCATCACCGAAGTGAACAACAATGAATTCATCGAGGTACTGACCAACGCTGAACTTGTAGAATTTTCCGGCTACGTGGGTAATTTCACTTCATTGGTCAGAGTGGCGACAGCAGCAAGCTTGAATGCGATCAGCCACGGTGTGACCATAGTGGCAACCGGTGCGGAGGAACTGAAGCCGCACGAGTCATACCTCTACGGCGTTGATGACAGAGTGGTGACCCTGCTGGAACTTGATGAAGCAATGGAGAAGGACAGCCAACGATGTAAGAGCTGTACCAGTGTGGTCTTCATCCAGTGCGTCGGATCGAGAGACGAACAGCGACCCTATTGCAGCCGTGTATGCTGCTCTCACTCGGTGAAAAGTGCGCTGAAATTGAAAGAGATGAACCCGCACATGGACGTCTATATTATCTACCGGGACATGAGAACGTACGGGTTGAAGGAGGACTACTACAAGAAGGCGTCCGACCAGGGAGTCATCTTCATCCGGTATGAGACGGATGACAGACCGGAAATAGAGCCTGTGCACGAAGACGGAAGGGATTTCCTGAGGCTTGTGGTGACAGAGCCTGTTCTCGGTCAACGGCTCGAGATAGATGCTGATATGGTCTGCGTAGCCAGCGCGTCGATCCCGCCCGAAGGCAATCGACTGCTGTCGCAGCTTCTCAAGGTGCCTCTCAATGAAGACGGTTTCTTCATGGAAGCCCATATGAAGCTTCGCCCCGTCGACTTCGCTACGGACGGCATATTCATGTGCGGCACAGCACACAGCCCCAAGTCTATCGAGGAGAGCATTGCCCAGGCACAGGCAGCAGCCGCTCGTGCAATGACCGTGCTAGCCAAAGAAGAGCTTGAAGCAGGAGGAGCAGTCAGCCGAGTGACCCGCGCAAGGTGCAGCGGGTGTGGTCTCTGTCGTAGTGTCTGCCCCTACCAGGCCATTGCCGCCGGCGAGGATGGCGTCGCAGTCGTGAACGAGGCTATCTGCAAGGGCTGTGGTGTTTGCGTCTCCTCCTGCAGAAGCGGCGCTCTCGATCTGGGCGGCGTAACTAACAGGCAGACGTGGTCTGTGATTCAGGCCTTGTAG
- a CDS encoding Tm-1-like ATP-binding domain-containing protein: MSDKNVILILATLNTKGAEALYLCEMLRGLGVEPFLMDLSMKHGDQLGATVSADQVALAGGSSLEFVSASRDMSNSMDVMTSGATNLARTLVQNGKIGGVIGIGGYTGTFMITAVMQTLPFGLPKIMVSSAAALPGLSNQFLKTSDIMLFHSVIEISGLTNPVRNILERAVHAMRGMLGGHIGAPLFDKNKAIAMTMLNICENCARSVRLAMEKEGYQVIGFHAAGISDRAMEEMILEGLFRMVIDLAPGGVGEHLYGFMRDAGPHRLEAAGKAGIPQIVSTCGINHITPSRSMTGPKYSERRTYQLDRFRTWFRMTPGELQEVSHVFADKLNRSSAPVRFLIPLRGWSSIESPGSPTYDPEEDALFTQGLKKMLNKEIKVIEVDANMEDPAFSAAVINAAFDLLRNSPAKG, translated from the coding sequence TTGTCTGACAAGAATGTGATTTTGATCCTTGCCACACTTAATACGAAAGGCGCTGAGGCCCTTTACCTGTGCGAGATGTTGAGAGGCCTCGGTGTAGAGCCTTTTCTTATGGATCTTTCAATGAAGCACGGGGACCAACTCGGAGCAACCGTTTCAGCTGATCAAGTCGCCCTGGCTGGCGGAAGCAGCCTGGAATTCGTGAGCGCGTCAAGGGATATGAGCAACAGTATGGACGTTATGACCAGCGGGGCTACCAACCTGGCGCGCACGCTCGTACAGAATGGCAAAATCGGTGGTGTTATAGGCATAGGGGGCTACACCGGGACGTTTATGATCACTGCGGTGATGCAGACCCTCCCCTTCGGATTGCCTAAGATCATGGTTTCGTCCGCGGCCGCGCTGCCCGGCCTCTCCAACCAGTTCCTTAAAACGAGTGACATCATGCTGTTTCACTCTGTGATTGAAATCTCAGGTCTCACAAATCCGGTACGGAATATTCTTGAGAGGGCTGTCCATGCAATGCGAGGCATGCTGGGCGGCCACATCGGCGCTCCGCTTTTCGACAAGAATAAAGCAATCGCCATGACCATGCTCAACATATGCGAGAACTGCGCCAGGTCAGTCCGGCTTGCAATGGAGAAAGAAGGCTACCAGGTCATCGGGTTCCACGCTGCGGGGATCAGCGACAGGGCCATGGAGGAGATGATTTTAGAAGGGCTGTTTCGAATGGTCATTGATCTTGCACCGGGTGGCGTGGGCGAACATCTGTACGGCTTCATGCGCGACGCCGGACCCCATCGATTGGAAGCCGCGGGAAAGGCCGGCATCCCGCAGATTGTATCCACGTGTGGCATCAACCATATCACACCATCAAGATCGATGACGGGGCCAAAATACAGCGAGCGCCGAACATACCAGCTTGACAGGTTCCGGACGTGGTTTCGAATGACGCCAGGGGAGTTGCAGGAAGTGTCCCACGTGTTTGCCGATAAGCTGAATCGTTCGTCGGCACCAGTGAGGTTCCTCATTCCCCTGCGCGGATGGTCCTCGATTGAATCACCGGGCAGCCCGACCTACGATCCTGAAGAGGATGCGCTCTTTACTCAAGGTCTGAAAAAGATGCTGAACAAAGAAATCAAAGTGATCGAGGTCGATGCCAACATGGAAGATCCTGCATTCTCAGCCGCGGTCATAAACGCTGCATTTGACCTGCTCAGGAACAGCCCGGCCAAGGGCTAA
- a CDS encoding hydrogenase iron-sulfur subunit: protein MKIETDTWEPKIVAFLCNWCSYAGADLAGTSRIQYPSNIRVVRVPCSGRIDPLFILASLQKGADGVLVSGCHPGDCHYLTGNYSARRKFALLKSFLAYIGLEEERVQFSWVSASEGIRFAKVVEQVTARIKALGKSTRLVKEVPGGPLNVAAHQ from the coding sequence ATGAAGATAGAAACGGATACCTGGGAACCAAAGATCGTCGCATTCCTGTGTAACTGGTGCAGCTACGCAGGGGCAGACCTGGCAGGCACGAGCCGCATCCAGTATCCCTCCAACATACGGGTGGTGCGGGTGCCCTGCTCCGGGAGGATCGATCCGCTTTTTATCCTCGCCAGTCTCCAAAAAGGCGCCGATGGCGTGCTGGTGAGCGGGTGCCATCCGGGAGATTGCCATTACCTGACGGGCAACTACAGCGCGAGAAGAAAATTTGCACTCCTCAAAAGCTTCCTTGCCTACATTGGCCTTGAAGAAGAACGCGTACAATTCAGCTGGGTCTCCGCATCGGAAGGGATCCGTTTTGCAAAAGTAGTGGAACAGGTGACAGCCCGCATAAAAGCATTGGGCAAGTCAACACGCCTCGTGAAAGAAGTACCCGGAGGTCCGCTCAATGTCGCAGCTCACCAGTGA